Proteins co-encoded in one Verrucomicrobiia bacterium genomic window:
- the ppk1 gene encoding polyphosphate kinase 1 — translation MSGKYGPSHFINRELSWLEFNQRVLEEALNPANPLLERVKFFCITSSNLDEFFEVRVAGVKQQIESSVVTRSIDGRTASETFREIAKRVRKMVDEQYTCWRKQLLPALAKDAKIQFVEIKKLDKTDAAWIEDYYHSKVRPVLTPLGLDPAHPFPQLLNKSLNIMVQLEETKNGDRRTRMAIVQVPRILPRLVRLPRKDSRQDFVFLGKLICHYLRDLFPGNNVLGHWLFRVTRNSELYIDEEDSSNLLKAVENELHNRRKGAAVRLEVEKDCPLEIRRFLMDVVDIEENDVYVIDGPLNPTRLMAIYEGDHSPEFRDVPFVAPISPQLKGKEDIFEAIRERDILLHHPYESFDSTVDFLQQAAQDPKVLAIKMTLYRTGGDRRVVGPLMDAVRNGKQVTAVVELKARFDEANNIEWSRRLEEAGVHVVYGLVGYKIHCKTCLVVRNDDDGIRRYVHLSTGNYNASTSRFYTDIGLLTCQPDFGEDATNLFNLLTGVCQFPGMRKFLTAPFELHDTIMRLIQREAENARKGLPARIIAKMNSLVDPEVIETMYDASQAGVQIDLIVRGICCLRPQMKGVSENIRVRSIVDRFLEHSRIFYFENACQPEVFVGSADWMPRNFFSRIEVVFPIEDGRLRGRIMDEMLALPLADNVKARQLQSNGVYVVPPLAKREAPHRSQMEFIDLSKGKINQSRKPVRTASKYPQVKVKPSPHKKKA, via the coding sequence ATGAGCGGGAAATACGGACCATCACATTTTATCAACCGGGAACTGAGCTGGCTGGAATTCAACCAACGCGTCCTTGAGGAGGCGTTGAATCCGGCCAACCCGTTGCTGGAGCGCGTCAAATTCTTCTGCATCACGAGCTCCAATCTCGATGAGTTCTTCGAGGTACGCGTTGCGGGCGTGAAACAGCAGATCGAGTCCAGCGTGGTCACCCGCAGCATCGATGGCCGCACTGCCTCTGAAACCTTCCGTGAAATCGCCAAGCGTGTGCGCAAGATGGTGGATGAACAGTATACATGCTGGCGCAAACAGTTGCTTCCTGCATTGGCCAAAGATGCCAAAATCCAGTTCGTCGAGATCAAGAAGCTCGATAAGACGGATGCGGCCTGGATTGAAGACTACTATCACAGCAAGGTCCGTCCGGTGCTGACGCCGTTAGGATTAGATCCGGCGCATCCTTTCCCGCAGTTGCTCAACAAATCGTTGAACATCATGGTGCAACTGGAGGAGACGAAAAACGGTGACCGCCGCACGCGCATGGCCATTGTGCAAGTGCCGCGCATCTTGCCGCGTCTCGTCCGTCTGCCTCGTAAAGATTCGCGCCAGGATTTTGTTTTCCTCGGCAAGCTCATCTGTCATTACCTGCGCGATCTGTTCCCAGGAAATAATGTCCTGGGTCATTGGCTCTTCCGCGTGACGCGTAATAGTGAGCTGTACATCGATGAGGAAGATTCCTCCAACTTGCTGAAAGCGGTGGAGAATGAGTTGCATAATCGTCGTAAAGGCGCGGCGGTGCGTCTGGAAGTGGAGAAGGATTGTCCGCTGGAAATCCGCCGTTTCCTGATGGATGTGGTCGATATCGAAGAGAATGATGTATATGTGATTGACGGTCCGTTGAATCCGACGCGACTGATGGCAATCTATGAAGGGGATCACTCACCCGAGTTCCGTGATGTGCCGTTCGTGGCGCCCATCTCGCCGCAGTTGAAGGGCAAGGAAGACATCTTCGAAGCCATCCGCGAGCGCGACATCCTTTTGCATCATCCGTACGAGAGCTTTGATTCCACAGTCGATTTCCTGCAGCAAGCGGCGCAAGACCCGAAGGTGCTGGCCATCAAGATGACGCTGTATCGCACGGGTGGTGATCGTCGCGTTGTCGGACCGCTCATGGATGCGGTGCGCAATGGCAAGCAGGTGACGGCGGTGGTGGAACTCAAAGCGCGCTTTGACGAGGCGAACAACATCGAGTGGTCACGCCGACTGGAAGAGGCGGGTGTGCATGTGGTGTATGGTCTCGTGGGTTACAAGATCCATTGCAAGACGTGCCTCGTGGTACGGAATGATGATGATGGCATCCGCCGTTATGTGCATCTCTCCACGGGCAACTACAATGCGAGCACATCACGTTTCTACACGGACATCGGCTTGCTGACATGCCAGCCGGATTTTGGTGAGGATGCCACGAACCTGTTCAACTTGCTGACGGGCGTGTGCCAGTTCCCGGGTATGCGGAAATTCCTCACGGCACCGTTTGAGTTGCATGACACCATCATGCGCCTCATCCAGCGTGAAGCGGAAAATGCACGCAAAGGATTGCCTGCACGGATCATCGCGAAGATGAATTCACTGGTGGACCCGGAAGTGATCGAAACGATGTATGATGCTTCGCAAGCGGGCGTCCAGATCGATCTTATCGTGCGCGGCATCTGCTGTTTGCGTCCGCAGATGAAAGGTGTGAGCGAAAATATTCGCGTGCGAAGCATCGTTGACCGTTTCTTGGAACACAGCCGCATTTTCTATTTCGAGAATGCGTGCCAGCCGGAAGTGTTCGTGGGCAGTGCTGACTGGATGCCGCGTAATTTCTTCAGCCGTATCGAAGTGGTGTTTCCGATCGAGGACGGACGCCTGCGCGGACGGATCATGGATGAGATGCTGGCCTTACCGCTCGCAGACAATGTGAAGGCGAGGCAACTTCAATCGAACGGGGTGTATGTGGTTCCGCCCTTGGCCAAGAGAGAGGCGCCACATCGTAGCCAGATGGAGTTCATCGATTTATCCAAGGGCAAAATCAACCAGTCGCGCAAACCGGTCAGGACGGCTTCGAAGTATCCGCAGGTGAAAGTGAAACCGAGTCCGCATAAGAAGAAGGCATGA
- a CDS encoding methylated-DNA--[protein]-cysteine S-methyltransferase, whose product MTFPHHIITPLGNFCALYSAHGLASLDFPNQSYTLPELFGEPTESDLKKWQAQTETALNEMLSGKAPKQLPPLDISTGTEFQRTLWQQLLAIPLGRTRTYGELAAILGKPSASRAIGMACGTNPIPVIIPCHRVVAANGRMGGFGGGPEWKRRLLQIESILLA is encoded by the coding sequence ATGACGTTCCCACATCACATCATCACTCCTCTGGGCAATTTTTGCGCACTCTATTCCGCTCACGGCCTCGCTTCGCTCGATTTCCCCAACCAATCCTACACGCTGCCGGAACTCTTCGGTGAACCAACGGAATCCGATTTGAAGAAATGGCAGGCGCAAACGGAAACTGCCCTGAACGAAATGCTCTCCGGCAAAGCGCCGAAACAATTACCACCGCTGGATATCTCCACCGGCACTGAATTTCAACGTACCCTCTGGCAGCAACTGCTTGCCATCCCGCTTGGTCGCACGCGCACTTACGGTGAACTTGCTGCCATTCTTGGCAAACCCTCCGCTTCCCGCGCCATCGGCATGGCCTGCGGAACGAATCCAATTCCAGTGATCATCCCCTGCCATCGCGTCGTTGCCGCGAATGGCCGCATGGGCGGCTTCGGCGGCGGCCCGGAATGGAAACGCCGTCTGTTACAGATTGAAAGCATCCTCCTCGCCTAG